The DNA segment CAAATAGCGCAGTCAAGCTTCAGACGGCGAGATCGGAAGCTGGGAGTTAAAGGTGCAAGGCAACGGGTAAATTCTCCGCGAGGCCTGGACTGCGCATGGCTTGGAGGCCCAATGTGGCACAAACGGCGCCCCTGAAAAGCTTAAAGTGACGCGGCACGCCGCTTGCCACGCGCCTTGTGGGTTGCCTGGAGCTGTCCCGGCCGTTATGGTTGCGTCCCATGTCCGACACGCCGATGATGCAGCAGTACCTCAGCATCCGTCGCGGGCTGCCGGATCGCACGCTTCTCCTTTTTCGTCTCGGGGATTTTTACGAGCTGTTTATGGAGGACGCGAAGGTCGCGGCTGACGTGTTGAATGTAGCGTTGACCAAGCGAAACGGCATGCCCATGTGCGGCGTGCCCTTCCATGCCGCCGAGACTTACATCGCCAGGCTGATCAAGGCCGGGCATCGCGTCGCCATCTGCGACCAGTTGGGCGTGCCCCAGCCGGGTAAGATCGTCGAGCGCCAAGTGACCCAGATCGTCAGCCCGGGTACCGTGCACGACCTGCAGATCCTCGATTCGGGCCGGCATAATTTCTTTGCCGCCGCGCACGCGAGAAAAGGGCGGTTTGGGCTGGCCCTCCTCGACGTAAGTACCGGCGAACTCCGGATCACCGAGTTGCCCACCCGGGCGGCACTCAGTGACGAGCTGACGCGGTTTCTCCCTTCGGAATTGATCGTGGCCGAGGGCGGTGAGCTGGAAAACTTGTCCGGAGCCATGCCGTACGATGCGTACGCGTTTGAATGCAACCATGCCGAGGGCTTTCTGCGCGAGCATTTCAATGTGCGTTCGCTTAACGCCTTCGGCTGTGACGATCTGCCGGCCGCCGTCGGCGCGGCGGGTGCCGCCCTGCATTACCTCAAAAATCAGCTGCGACGCTCGCTGGAACACGTCCGCACCATGGGCGTGTTTCTCTCCGATCAACACGTCGCCATCGACCGCTCAACGCAGCAGCACCTTGAACTCGTGCAGCCGCGCGCAGCGGGCGAGGACACCAGCCTTTTGCAGGCCCTTAACCGGACGGTCACCCCCATGGGAACCCGGCTGCTGCGGCTGTGGATTCTCAAACCGTTGCGAAACCAGAAAGTCATCCACCGGAGGCAGGATTTTATCGAACGGCTGCTGGAACAACCGTTTCTGCTCGACGCCTGCCGCGAATCGCTGCGAGGCATCCGGGACATTGAACGCACGGTGGGACGGTTGAGCCAGGGTACCGGCAATGCCCGCGATTTGAACCTGGTGCGCTGCTCGCTCGAAGCGCTGCCTGATGTTCTCGCCCACTTGGAAGCGTTGCGTCACGCAGCGGTGATCGACGACCCGGATGCGATCGTCGGGCTATTGCAACGGCAGATTGCACCGTTGCCCGAGTTGCAGGAAATGCTGCGCACCGCACTCGTGGAAGAGCCGCCCGCCACCGTCAAGGAGGGCGGCGTGTTCCGGCCGGGATACCACCCCGGACTGGACGAGTTGCGCGAGGCGGCCGCCAACGGCAAGGCCTGGATCGCATCCCTGCAGCAGCGTGAAATTGATCGTACCGGCATCAGGTCGCTCAAGATCCGCTACACCTCGGTGTTCGGATACTTCATTGAGGTCACCAAAGCCAACCTGGATGCGATCCCGTCCGATTACGTCCGCAAGCAGACCACCGTCAACGGTGAACGTTTCATCACGCCGGAACTCAAGGACGTCGAGGGCAGGATTCTAGGCGCTGAAGAACGGTCGCAGGCGCTTGAGTACGAACTCTTCGTCGAGCTAAGGGGGCGGGTGCTTGAACATCTGGCCGAAATTCAGGCGACGGCCGGCGCCCTGGCGCAGTTGGACGCGCTCTGTTCACTGGCCGAAACGGCCCGTTTGTACGGCTATTGCCGGCCTGTGGTGAACGAAGGCGACCGGATCGCCATCGAAGAGGGGCGTCACCCGGTTCTCGACCAGAACATTGGCGAGGAAAAATTTGTCCCCAACGATTGTCTGCTCGACCTCCAGGACAACCGGCTTTTGCTGATTACAGGGCCGAACATGGCCGGTAAGAGCACTTTTATCCGGCAGGTTGCCCTGCTGGTGTTGATGGCGCAGATCGGCAGTTTCGTGCCGGCCCGATCGGCCGAGATCGGCGTGGTCGACCGAATCTTTACCCGGGTCGGCGCTTCGGACGACCTTGGGCGGGGGCTGTCGACGTTCATGGTAGAGATGAACGAGACGGCCAACATCATCCATAATGCGACCTCGCGCAGCCTCGTCGTCCTTGATGAAATCGGGCGCGGCACCAGCACCTTCGATGGGTTGTCGATTGCCTGGAGCGTCGCTGAACACCTGCACGACGTGCTTCAGGTCCGCACCCTGTTTGCCACCCATTACCATGAGATGACCGAACTGGAAGCGATCTGTCCGGGGGTCAAAAACTACAACGTCGCCGTCCGCGAGTGGAACGATCAGATCATCTTTCTCCGAAAAATTCAGCGCGGACCGGCCGACAAAAGCTACGGCATTCAGGTAGCCCGTTTGGCCGGGTTGCCTCAGCCGGTGTTGGCGCGAGCCAAAGAAATCCTCGCCAACCTGGAGGCTTCGGAGCTTAACGCGCAGGGCCGTCCCCGTCTGGCCGAA comes from the Verrucomicrobiota bacterium genome and includes:
- the mutS gene encoding DNA mismatch repair protein MutS — protein: MSDTPMMQQYLSIRRGLPDRTLLLFRLGDFYELFMEDAKVAADVLNVALTKRNGMPMCGVPFHAAETYIARLIKAGHRVAICDQLGVPQPGKIVERQVTQIVSPGTVHDLQILDSGRHNFFAAAHARKGRFGLALLDVSTGELRITELPTRAALSDELTRFLPSELIVAEGGELENLSGAMPYDAYAFECNHAEGFLREHFNVRSLNAFGCDDLPAAVGAAGAALHYLKNQLRRSLEHVRTMGVFLSDQHVAIDRSTQQHLELVQPRAAGEDTSLLQALNRTVTPMGTRLLRLWILKPLRNQKVIHRRQDFIERLLEQPFLLDACRESLRGIRDIERTVGRLSQGTGNARDLNLVRCSLEALPDVLAHLEALRHAAVIDDPDAIVGLLQRQIAPLPELQEMLRTALVEEPPATVKEGGVFRPGYHPGLDELREAAANGKAWIASLQQREIDRTGIRSLKIRYTSVFGYFIEVTKANLDAIPSDYVRKQTTVNGERFITPELKDVEGRILGAEERSQALEYELFVELRGRVLEHLAEIQATAGALAQLDALCSLAETARLYGYCRPVVNEGDRIAIEEGRHPVLDQNIGEEKFVPNDCLLDLQDNRLLLITGPNMAGKSTFIRQVALLVLMAQIGSFVPARSAEIGVVDRIFTRVGASDDLGRGLSTFMVEMNETANIIHNATSRSLVVLDEIGRGTSTFDGLSIAWSVAEHLHDVLQVRTLFATHYHEMTELEAICPGVKNYNVAVREWNDQIIFLRKIQRGPADKSYGIQVARLAGLPQPVLARAKEILANLEASELNAQGRPRLAEAKVFKARPRRHEEPKPQLNLFDFSPGPREK